A section of the Alkalihalobacillus sp. LMS39 genome encodes:
- the glsA gene encoding glutaminase A encodes MGCQKTEQLEKWIEEVSSYSEKGKVATYIPALGEADPNTLAIAIYKGPNECYSAGNVAETFTLQSISKVLTLALALMDKGEDFVFQKVGMEPTGDPFNSISKLETSVPSKPLNPMINAGALAVTNLLPGQTNDEKLSRLIDFIQKLTGNHDITYNERVAQSEFETADLNRSLAYFMKQHGVIEGDVNELLALYTKQCAIELNSHDLAKIGWVLANKGVDPLSGETVVPYDVARIVKTFMVTCGMYNASGEFAIKVGIPAKSGVSGGILGSVPHGMGIGIYGPALDEKGNSIAGIKLLELLAKEMKLSIF; translated from the coding sequence ATGGGTTGTCAAAAAACAGAGCAGTTAGAGAAATGGATTGAGGAAGTAAGCTCTTATTCGGAAAAAGGGAAAGTAGCCACATATATACCAGCACTAGGAGAAGCTGACCCAAATACACTAGCCATTGCTATCTATAAGGGTCCAAATGAATGCTATTCTGCTGGGAATGTTGCGGAAACTTTTACATTACAAAGCATTTCCAAAGTTCTTACATTAGCATTGGCTCTTATGGATAAAGGAGAAGACTTTGTTTTTCAAAAAGTAGGAATGGAACCAACGGGAGACCCGTTTAACTCGATATCAAAGTTAGAAACAAGTGTCCCTTCTAAACCATTAAATCCAATGATTAATGCAGGAGCTCTTGCTGTCACGAACTTATTGCCTGGGCAAACAAATGACGAAAAATTATCTAGACTTATTGACTTTATTCAAAAACTAACTGGAAATCATGATATTACATACAATGAACGTGTTGCCCAATCAGAGTTTGAAACAGCGGATTTAAATCGATCCTTAGCGTATTTTATGAAACAACATGGTGTAATCGAGGGAGATGTCAATGAATTATTGGCATTGTATACAAAGCAATGTGCTATTGAGCTTAATTCTCATGATTTAGCAAAAATAGGGTGGGTTTTGGCCAATAAAGGCGTTGATCCTCTTTCAGGAGAAACGGTTGTGCCGTATGATGTTGCAAGGATAGTGAAAACATTTATGGTTACTTGCGGAATGTATAATGCGTCAGGCGAGTTTGCCATTAAAGTCGGAATTCCAGCCAAAAGTGGTGTCTCCGGTGGAATTTTAGGTTCTGTTCCGCATGGAATGGGAATAGGAATATATGGACCAGCCCTTGATGAAAAGGGAAATAGTATTGCTGGGATCAAATTATTAGAACTTTTAGCAAAAGAAATGAAACTAAGTATTTTTTAA
- a CDS encoding NAD(P)-dependent oxidoreductase has protein sequence MKIGFIGLGTMGLPMTRNLLQAGYETYVVSRSRPPIEQAISMGAIEVASPKALVEKVDVVFTCLPLPASIYEVFDGENGLIAGASAGKIIIDHSTISPALNKEVANKLQEKEAYYLDAPVSGGPMGAKAGTLTIMCGGDEAIFQKVLPVLKVTGEYVQYVGDVGNGSVIKLINNMLVGVHTAALAEAFVMGEKAGVNPQVLLDLIRRSSGFSKSMDWSVEAIMDRQFEQRFSVNLLHKDMGLALELAEELNVPTEMVKKAEMIVNQAKQTYGHEDVAAIIRPLEQKVGVEVKRWSEKE, from the coding sequence ATGAAAATAGGATTTATCGGTCTTGGTACGATGGGATTACCAATGACAAGAAACCTACTTCAGGCTGGTTATGAAACATATGTTGTGAGTCGAAGTCGTCCACCGATTGAACAAGCGATTTCAATGGGGGCGATAGAAGTGGCTTCCCCAAAAGCATTAGTTGAAAAAGTCGATGTCGTATTTACATGTTTACCACTACCCGCTTCGATTTACGAAGTGTTTGATGGAGAAAATGGCCTCATTGCTGGAGCGTCTGCTGGGAAAATCATTATTGACCATTCAACTATAAGTCCAGCCTTGAATAAAGAGGTAGCTAATAAATTGCAAGAAAAAGAAGCTTATTATCTTGATGCTCCTGTGAGTGGAGGACCGATGGGAGCAAAAGCGGGGACATTAACGATAATGTGTGGAGGAGACGAAGCGATATTTCAAAAAGTCCTGCCTGTATTAAAGGTAACAGGGGAATATGTCCAATATGTCGGTGATGTTGGCAACGGAAGTGTCATTAAATTAATAAATAATATGCTTGTCGGTGTCCATACGGCCGCTTTAGCAGAAGCATTTGTAATGGGAGAAAAAGCAGGCGTTAATCCACAAGTTTTGTTAGATCTTATTCGAAGAAGCTCTGGATTTTCCAAAAGCATGGATTGGTCTGTTGAAGCGATTATGGACCGCCAATTTGAACAACGTTTTAGTGTAAATTTATTGCATAAAGATATGGGACTTGCCCTAGAGTTAGCAGAAGAGTTAAATGTTCCTACTGAAATGGTGAAAAAAGCAGAAATGATTGTAAATCAAGCAAAACAAACGTATGGACATGAAGATGTAGCAGCAATCATTCGTCCACTTGAACAAAAGGTAGGTGTTGAAGTGAAGCGCTGGAGTGAGAAGGAATAA
- a CDS encoding YlaH-like family protein, whose protein sequence is MVEQQPIEVNPDDLSMFAVLVQIDQNHIMGFWLLYALVVITSIVVYNLGFARKLPILKSAVVYIALLVGCIPLTIFAIGMPVVESLLVAAAVLGIYRFRLSRHKKEQAQG, encoded by the coding sequence ATGGTAGAGCAGCAGCCAATAGAAGTAAATCCAGACGATTTATCGATGTTTGCGGTTCTTGTACAAATTGATCAAAATCATATTATGGGTTTTTGGTTACTCTATGCGCTAGTCGTCATTACATCGATTGTTGTTTATAACTTAGGGTTTGCTAGGAAATTGCCTATATTGAAATCTGCGGTTGTATACATTGCTTTATTAGTTGGATGTATTCCATTAACGATATTTGCGATTGGAATGCCAGTCGTAGAATCCTTACTCGTTGCAGCGGCTGTATTAGGAATATACCGATTCCGTTTATCACGTCATAAAAAAGAACAAGCTCAAGGGTGA
- a CDS encoding peptidyl-prolyl cis-trans isomerase yields MEFVFFITGNVEHPLTIDPTVWIFDDRKVDLTTYFTESKKEEDSLTAYKKAISAQWDKEITEGAQPPSQTNDNRVSFKKEELLHGTFAMKLEPFLSHTKPVNPSALAIETTTGEMITLDWDKATSCLLKFSDNGKPLTENGPVHILYGDGSNLEAPITNVAKLIVK; encoded by the coding sequence ATGGAATTTGTTTTTTTTATTACAGGAAATGTTGAACATCCGTTAACGATCGACCCGACCGTTTGGATTTTTGATGATAGAAAAGTGGACCTGACGACGTATTTTACCGAATCAAAAAAAGAGGAAGATTCGTTAACCGCCTATAAAAAAGCGATTTCAGCGCAATGGGATAAAGAAATAACAGAAGGGGCACAGCCTCCGTCTCAAACGAATGACAACCGAGTGTCATTCAAAAAAGAAGAACTATTACATGGCACATTTGCGATGAAACTTGAGCCTTTTTTATCTCATACAAAACCGGTAAATCCCTCAGCTCTCGCCATTGAAACAACGACTGGAGAAATGATAACTTTGGATTGGGACAAGGCTACATCGTGTTTGCTTAAATTCTCAGATAACGGGAAACCTTTAACGGAAAATGGTCCTGTTCACATTCTTTATGGTGATGGCTCAAATCTTGAAGCCCCTATCACAAATGTAGCAAAGCTAATCGTAAAATAA
- a CDS encoding pyridoxamine 5'-phosphate oxidase family protein — MANQVETKLTDELLPLLQSERLVTIATVDNETGSPNVSAISWVFAPDNETVRFAVDNRSRIVENIAKHAGVVLNFIGNGSTYSVAGDANVKVEKMEGVPLKLALVEITVKEVRDAMFYGSKISQEPKYEKTYDAEAAAKLDKQVMEAMKKA, encoded by the coding sequence ATGGCCAATCAAGTAGAAACAAAATTAACAGATGAACTACTTCCGTTATTGCAATCAGAAAGACTTGTGACGATTGCAACGGTTGACAATGAAACGGGTTCTCCTAATGTGAGTGCGATTTCTTGGGTGTTTGCACCTGATAATGAAACGGTTCGATTTGCAGTGGATAACCGTTCACGAATTGTTGAAAATATTGCAAAACATGCCGGAGTTGTTCTTAATTTTATTGGAAATGGTTCAACTTATTCAGTGGCAGGTGACGCGAACGTTAAAGTAGAAAAAATGGAAGGTGTTCCATTAAAATTAGCGTTAGTGGAAATTACAGTTAAAGAAGTAAGAGATGCCATGTTTTATGGTTCGAAAATTTCACAAGAACCTAAATATGAAAAAACATATGATGCTGAAGCAGCAGCAAAGCTTGACAAACAAGTGATGGAAGCGATGAAAAAAGCCTAG
- a CDS encoding PhoH family protein: protein MSKIYVLDTNVLLQDPNSVYAFEDNEVVIPAIVLEEVDSKKRYMDEIGRNARHFSKTMDSLRGKGKLHEGVLLDTGGRLRVELNHRSFEKLKGSFADMTNDNRIIAVALNLLLEEQEKPDGKEVILISKDALVRVKADALGIPAEDFLNDRVIEFDNVYSGYVEMYVDTDILNSFYTNHELDASELSQYPLYPHQFIIMKNALGGSSSAIGKVDFDGKKIKPFSIEPDQVWGIKARNVQQKMAFELLLRDDIPLVTLIGKAGTGKTLLSLASGLLQTEDLGRYNKLLVARPVIPVGKDIGFLPGEKEEKLRPWMQPIFDNLEYLFNAKKPGELDQILAGMGSIQVEALTYIRGRSIPDQFIIIDEAQNLTKHEVKTILTRVGERSKIVLMGDPKQIDHPYLDEYNNGLTYVVEKFKNEKISGHVKLEKGERSGLAQLAADLL, encoded by the coding sequence TTGAGCAAAATCTACGTCTTAGATACGAATGTCTTATTACAAGACCCGAATTCAGTATATGCCTTTGAAGACAATGAAGTTGTCATTCCAGCTATTGTTTTAGAAGAGGTAGATTCAAAAAAGCGCTATATGGATGAAATCGGAAGAAACGCTAGGCATTTCTCAAAAACAATGGACAGCCTACGTGGGAAAGGAAAACTTCATGAAGGAGTGTTACTTGACACAGGTGGCCGATTGCGAGTGGAGCTAAATCACCGATCTTTTGAAAAGCTAAAAGGTTCATTCGCAGACATGACCAATGATAATCGGATTATTGCGGTTGCCTTAAACTTGTTATTAGAAGAACAAGAAAAACCTGATGGTAAAGAAGTCATTCTGATTAGTAAAGATGCTCTCGTAAGGGTAAAAGCGGATGCTTTAGGTATTCCGGCAGAAGATTTTTTAAATGACCGAGTTATAGAATTTGATAATGTGTATTCAGGTTATGTTGAAATGTATGTGGATACCGACATTCTTAACTCATTTTATACAAATCATGAACTAGATGCGAGTGAATTATCACAATATCCATTGTATCCCCACCAATTTATTATTATGAAAAATGCACTAGGAGGTTCCTCTTCTGCAATAGGAAAAGTGGATTTTGACGGAAAAAAAATCAAACCTTTTAGTATAGAGCCAGACCAAGTTTGGGGCATTAAAGCTCGAAACGTCCAACAAAAAATGGCCTTTGAATTGCTTCTTCGTGATGACATCCCTCTCGTCACGTTAATCGGAAAAGCAGGAACAGGAAAAACATTATTATCATTAGCTTCTGGGCTCCTACAAACAGAGGATTTAGGGAGATATAATAAGTTGCTAGTAGCTAGACCTGTTATTCCTGTAGGAAAAGATATTGGTTTTTTACCAGGAGAAAAAGAAGAAAAGCTAAGACCGTGGATGCAACCAATCTTTGATAATTTGGAATATTTGTTTAATGCAAAAAAACCAGGTGAACTAGACCAAATTCTCGCTGGTATGGGTTCGATTCAAGTAGAAGCTTTGACTTATATTCGTGGCCGAAGCATCCCTGATCAGTTCATCATCATTGATGAAGCACAAAATTTAACAAAACATGAAGTAAAAACGATTTTAACAAGAGTAGGAGAACGAAGTAAAATCGTTTTAATGGGCGACCCAAAACAAATTGATCACCCATATTTAGACGAATATAACAATGGATTAACGTATGTTGTGGAAAAGTTTAAAAATGAAAAAATTAGTGGACATGTGAAATTAGAAAAAGGGGAACGTTCCGGTTTAGCTCAACTAGCAGCTGATTTATTGTAA
- a CDS encoding YlaN family protein yields the protein MKTVTGHSEKAYALLKADAEKIQRLIEVQLENLTMPQCPLYEEVLDTQMFGLSREIDFAIRLELIDEETGKQLLSDLERKLATLHEASTRK from the coding sequence ATGAAGACCGTTACAGGACATAGCGAAAAAGCATATGCCCTTCTTAAAGCTGATGCTGAAAAAATTCAAAGGTTAATAGAAGTTCAATTAGAAAACTTAACGATGCCACAATGTCCTCTTTACGAGGAAGTGTTAGATACACAAATGTTCGGCTTATCTAGAGAGATAGACTTTGCTATTCGTTTGGAACTCATAGATGAAGAAACGGGCAAGCAATTATTATCAGATTTAGAGCGAAAATTAGCAACATTACATGAGGCGTCTACAAGAAAATAA
- a CDS encoding YlaI family protein — protein MRVKCVLCDKINNIDDYSPDAKRLRNRPIHTYMCPECQERISERTAERQATGNFKLYRKQKQENDW, from the coding sequence ATGCGAGTAAAATGTGTATTATGCGATAAAATTAATAATATTGATGATTATAGTCCAGATGCAAAACGACTTCGAAATAGACCTATACACACGTATATGTGCCCGGAGTGTCAAGAGCGTATCTCAGAAAGAACTGCCGAACGACAAGCAACAGGCAATTTCAAATTGTACAGAAAACAAAAACAAGAAAATGATTGGTAA
- the typA gene encoding translational GTPase TypA — MKQREDIRNIAIIAHVDHGKTTLVDQLLKQSGTFSAHEQVEERAMDSNALEKERGITILAKNTAINYKDKRINILDTPGHADFGGEVERIMKMVDGVLLVVDAYEGCMPQTRFVLKKALEQKLNPIVVVNKIDRDFARPAEVVDEVVDLLIDLGADEDQLDFPVVYASAINGTASLNHEQQDENMESLFQTIIDKMPAPVDNSEEPLQFQVAMLDYNDYLGRIGIGRVFRGTISVGQQVALMKLDGSVKQFRVTKIFGFLGLKRIEINEAKAGDLIAVSGMEEINVGETVCPVEHQEALPILRIDEPTLKMTFLVNNSPFAGREGKFVTSRKIEERLRAQLETDVSLRVDNTDSPDVWEVSGRGELHLSILIENMRREGYELQVSKPEVIVRDIDGVKSEPMERVQIDVPEEYTGSVMESLGERKGEMLNMTNTGSGQVRLEFLVPSRGLIGYTTEFLSQTRGYGIINHSFDSYQPMAPGQVGGRRQGVLVSMESGKATAYGIMGVEERGTIFVEPGTEIYEGMIVGEHNRENDLTVNITKAKQQTNVRSATKDQTVTMKRPRIMTLEEALEYLNEDEYCELTPDSIRLRKKLLNKSERERVEKKKKLAAKQ; from the coding sequence ATGAAACAACGCGAAGACATTCGAAATATAGCTATTATTGCCCACGTTGACCATGGGAAAACGACTTTGGTCGATCAATTGTTAAAGCAATCAGGTACATTTAGTGCCCATGAACAAGTAGAAGAAAGAGCAATGGACTCTAATGCATTAGAAAAAGAACGAGGTATTACGATCCTTGCTAAAAATACGGCAATTAATTACAAAGATAAGCGAATCAACATTTTAGACACACCTGGACATGCTGATTTTGGTGGAGAAGTTGAACGTATTATGAAAATGGTAGACGGAGTTCTACTAGTTGTCGATGCTTATGAAGGTTGTATGCCTCAAACACGTTTTGTGTTAAAAAAAGCGCTTGAGCAAAAATTAAATCCAATTGTCGTTGTCAATAAAATTGACCGTGACTTTGCTCGACCTGCAGAAGTCGTTGACGAAGTCGTTGATTTATTAATTGATTTAGGGGCAGATGAAGATCAATTGGATTTTCCGGTTGTTTATGCATCAGCGATTAACGGAACAGCTAGCTTAAACCATGAACAACAAGATGAAAACATGGAATCATTATTCCAAACGATTATAGATAAGATGCCAGCTCCAGTTGATAATAGTGAAGAACCGTTACAATTCCAAGTAGCGATGTTAGACTATAATGATTATCTTGGTAGAATCGGGATTGGACGTGTGTTCCGCGGGACAATATCTGTAGGTCAACAAGTAGCCTTAATGAAACTTGATGGTTCTGTTAAACAGTTCCGTGTGACAAAAATCTTTGGTTTCCTAGGTTTAAAACGAATTGAGATTAACGAAGCTAAAGCTGGAGATTTAATTGCAGTTTCCGGAATGGAAGAAATTAACGTCGGGGAAACCGTTTGTCCGGTTGAGCACCAAGAAGCATTACCGATCCTACGAATTGATGAACCAACGTTAAAAATGACGTTCCTTGTTAACAATAGCCCGTTTGCGGGACGAGAAGGAAAGTTTGTCACTAGTAGAAAAATTGAAGAGCGTCTTCGTGCACAATTAGAAACTGACGTTAGCTTACGTGTAGACAACACGGATTCGCCAGACGTTTGGGAAGTATCAGGTCGTGGAGAGCTTCATTTATCCATTTTAATTGAAAATATGCGACGTGAAGGATATGAACTTCAAGTATCAAAACCTGAAGTTATCGTTCGTGACATTGATGGAGTAAAAAGTGAACCGATGGAGCGCGTACAAATTGATGTTCCAGAAGAATACACTGGATCGGTAATGGAATCGTTAGGGGAAAGAAAAGGCGAGATGTTAAACATGACCAACACAGGTAGTGGTCAAGTTCGCCTTGAGTTTTTAGTGCCTTCCCGTGGTCTCATTGGTTATACAACTGAATTTTTATCACAAACTCGGGGATATGGGATTATTAACCACTCATTTGATAGCTATCAACCGATGGCTCCTGGACAAGTTGGAGGAAGACGTCAAGGCGTACTAGTCTCAATGGAATCTGGGAAAGCAACGGCTTATGGAATAATGGGTGTCGAAGAACGTGGAACGATTTTTGTCGAACCAGGAACAGAGATTTATGAAGGTATGATTGTTGGAGAGCATAATCGTGAAAATGATTTAACTGTCAATATCACAAAAGCAAAACAACAAACAAACGTGCGTTCAGCAACGAAAGACCAAACAGTGACAATGAAACGTCCACGTATTATGACATTAGAAGAAGCGCTTGAGTATTTAAATGAAGATGAATATTGTGAGTTAACTCCAGACTCTATTCGATTACGTAAAAAGCTTTTAAATAAATCAGAACGTGAACGTGTGGAGAAAAAGAAAAAATTAGCAGCAAAACAATAA
- a CDS encoding DUF5325 family protein: MKKENLLFLTLAIVTVICIMAIGIAIAERSIVIALLAVIGMVVATGLGFTLRKKIRESEEMEQKSV; the protein is encoded by the coding sequence ATGAAAAAAGAGAACCTACTATTTTTAACATTAGCCATTGTTACTGTAATTTGTATTATGGCCATTGGCATCGCTATAGCAGAACGTAGTATCGTTATCGCCCTTCTTGCCGTAATTGGGATGGTTGTAGCCACCGGTCTTGGATTCACACTGCGAAAGAAAATCCGTGAATCAGAAGAGATGGAGCAAAAAAGTGTGTAG
- a CDS encoding inositol monophosphatase gives MDWSELEQQAIQWVKEAGIQLKDSLEKTIKVEWKSNPDDLVTEMDRNIEQFFVQKIKDKYPEHAILGEEGTSEGIQEEGTVWIIDPIDGTTNFVHQQYNFAISIGVYHNGIGQVGLIYNVMTDELFHAVLGTGAFLNGVQLNRLTPVNIEESIVSLNARWLVEGDKTIQNHLSTLTKKVRGVRSYGSAAIEIAYVASGRLDGYISLKLSPWDFAGGFVILQEVGGVHSTIRGQAIHYLQTDSVFVGRPGLHQAILDNIFL, from the coding sequence ATGGATTGGTCGGAATTAGAACAACAAGCAATTCAGTGGGTTAAAGAAGCAGGGATTCAATTAAAAGATTCATTAGAAAAAACAATTAAAGTAGAGTGGAAATCAAATCCGGATGACTTAGTGACGGAAATGGACCGAAATATTGAACAATTTTTTGTTCAGAAAATAAAAGACAAATATCCTGAGCATGCCATTTTAGGTGAAGAAGGAACAAGTGAAGGGATTCAAGAAGAAGGAACCGTTTGGATTATTGATCCAATTGATGGAACAACTAACTTTGTTCATCAACAATATAATTTTGCGATATCCATTGGTGTGTACCATAACGGAATTGGTCAAGTCGGTTTAATTTATAATGTCATGACAGATGAGCTTTTTCATGCTGTGTTAGGAACAGGAGCCTTTTTAAATGGTGTGCAATTGAATAGATTAACGCCAGTAAACATAGAAGAATCAATAGTGAGCTTAAATGCTCGTTGGTTAGTCGAAGGGGATAAAACGATTCAAAATCATCTTTCAACCTTAACAAAGAAAGTAAGAGGCGTTCGCTCATACGGCTCAGCTGCTATTGAAATAGCCTATGTTGCGTCAGGAAGATTAGATGGGTATATCAGTTTGAAGTTATCCCCATGGGACTTTGCAGGAGGCTTTGTTATCCTGCAAGAAGTTGGTGGTGTGCATTCCACTATTCGAGGACAAGCGATTCATTACTTACAAACAGATTCTGTTTTTGTTGGTCGACCAGGCTTACATCAGGCGATATTAGATAACATTTTTTTATAG